In Kiritimatiellia bacterium, a single genomic region encodes these proteins:
- a CDS encoding ATP-dependent DNA ligase translates to MKHFTQLYQRLDRSTKTSDKLAALETFFRSAAPDDAAWGLFFLIGRRFPRVISPSELREWVSAATGLPPWLVEESYAAAGDLAETLSLLLPPASAPREWGLADLIEQRVRPLREAGPEQRRALVEQTWRELDGDERFLYHKLLTGGFRVGVSRALVERALAAVSGIDAAEIAHRLMGDWTPSAAFYQEILSQNQALESALRPYPFYLAYPLEEDISTLGAPSNWQAEWKWDGIRAQVIRREGRVAIWTRGEELVTDRYPEIESAARALPDGTVLDGELLAWRDDKPLPFGVMQQRIGRIRITSATLQQAPVAFVAYDVLERGGCDLRARPLLERRAALEEIITRALSPIRVSPRIPFESWSDLAARRAESRARGVEGVMLKRLDAPYGVGRERGAWWKWKIEPYTVDAVLLYAQAGHGRRAGLHTDYTLGVWSNGALVPVAKAYSGLTDAELNEVDRWIRRNTLEKHGPVRVVKPELVFEIAFEGIQASARHKSGVALRFPRIARWRRDKRPEDADQLDVLTALLHATRCV, encoded by the coding sequence ATGAAGCATTTTACCCAGCTCTACCAGCGCCTCGACCGCAGCACCAAGACCAGCGACAAGCTTGCCGCGCTCGAGACGTTTTTTCGATCCGCTGCTCCGGACGACGCCGCGTGGGGCCTGTTTTTTCTGATCGGTCGGCGATTTCCTCGTGTGATCAGTCCCTCGGAATTGCGCGAATGGGTCAGCGCGGCGACCGGACTGCCGCCGTGGTTGGTCGAAGAATCGTACGCAGCAGCCGGCGATCTTGCAGAGACGCTCTCGTTGCTGCTGCCACCCGCGAGCGCGCCGCGCGAGTGGGGTCTTGCAGACCTTATTGAACAGCGCGTGCGACCCTTGCGCGAGGCCGGCCCGGAGCAGCGCCGCGCGTTGGTCGAACAGACCTGGCGCGAATTGGATGGCGATGAGCGATTTCTCTATCACAAGTTGCTAACCGGCGGATTTCGGGTGGGTGTCTCTCGCGCCTTGGTCGAGCGCGCGCTCGCCGCGGTTTCGGGAATCGACGCCGCGGAGATCGCACACCGCTTGATGGGCGATTGGACGCCGAGCGCGGCGTTCTATCAGGAAATCCTGTCGCAGAATCAGGCGCTCGAGTCGGCGCTGCGTCCGTATCCGTTTTACCTCGCCTATCCGCTGGAAGAGGACATCTCCACGTTGGGCGCTCCCTCAAACTGGCAGGCGGAATGGAAATGGGACGGGATCCGCGCACAGGTGATCCGGCGCGAAGGGCGCGTCGCCATCTGGACGCGCGGAGAGGAACTCGTCACGGATCGATATCCCGAGATCGAATCGGCCGCGCGCGCGCTGCCCGACGGGACGGTGTTGGACGGCGAACTGTTGGCCTGGCGCGATGACAAGCCGCTACCGTTCGGAGTCATGCAACAACGGATCGGGCGTATTCGGATTACATCGGCGACCCTTCAGCAAGCGCCTGTCGCGTTCGTCGCATACGACGTGCTCGAGCGCGGCGGCTGTGACCTCCGCGCGCGTCCGCTTCTTGAACGGCGCGCAGCGCTGGAGGAAATCATCACGCGCGCGTTGAGCCCGATCCGTGTATCGCCGCGAATTCCATTCGAGTCCTGGAGCGATCTAGCGGCGCGCCGCGCCGAGTCGCGCGCGCGCGGCGTCGAGGGCGTGATGCTCAAGCGGCTGGACGCGCCCTATGGCGTGGGCCGCGAGCGCGGCGCTTGGTGGAAGTGGAAGATCGAGCCCTACACGGTTGACGCCGTCCTGCTCTACGCGCAGGCCGGCCACGGGCGCCGCGCGGGCTTGCACACGGACTATACCCTCGGCGTGTGGTCGAATGGCGCACTGGTTCCCGTCGCGAAAGCTTATTCTGGGCTCACCGACGCGGAGCTTAACGAAGTGGACCGCTGGATTCGCCGCAATACGCTCGAAAAACATGGGCCGGTACGCGTGGTCAAACCGGAGCTGGTGTTCGAGATCGCCTTTGAAGGCATTCAGGCATCCGCCCGGCACAAGTCCGGGGTGGCGCTTCGGTTTCCGCGGATTGCGCGCTGGCGACGCGACAAACGCCCAGAGGATGCCGATCAACTCGATGTGCTGACTGCACTACTGCACGCGACGCGCTGCGTATGA